The Wansuia hejianensis genomic interval TTGCAGGATGGATCCGGAGAATCCTTTTGAAAGCATGGCCCGGAGGGTGGTCATGGATTCTTTCAACGGGTCATCCGGCCACAGGATTGACAGAAGCCTGTCCATGTGCAGGGATCAGGCGATAGACGGAGTGGTTTACTTCTGCCACTGGGGCTGCAAGCAGACTCTGGCAGCGGCGCAGAATGTGAAAAAACGATTGGAACAGGAGGGCTATCCCGTGTTGATCCTGGACGGAGACGGCTGCGACCGGGGGAATTCCAGCAATGGCCAGATGTCGACCAGGATGCAGGCTTTTGTGGAAATGCTGGAGGACAGGAAAAAAGGATGATATACTACATGTGCAAATACACGCCGGTCGAGCTGTTCGCGGGCTTTCAGGTTCCCTGCCGCAGGCTGGAGGAATTAACCGATTCCTTCGAGGCAGCAGAGAGCCTGGGGCATCCGAACATCTGCGGATATGGCAAGGCGCTGCTGGAAGCCGCGCTGGCGCCAGAGGTGGATGAGCTGATTCTGGTGAACTGCTGCGACGTGGTGCGAAGGATTTATGATATTTTGGAACAGAATAAGAAGATGGGCTTTTTATATCTTCTGGATCTGCCCCATAAGAACGGAGAGGCGGAGGAAGGGATGTTTCAGGCGCAGTTGGGCAGGCTGTTAGAGGCATATGAACAGTACAGCGGCCGTGAATTCCAGCCGGAGCTGGCCTGGGCGGCGCTGAAGGCGGCGGAGGTTTCCTCGGATGGAGGCGCACAGCCGCACCTGAGTCTGCAGGGGGCACACAGCGGCGCCCATCTGCGCGATCTGGTGCAAAAGCATTTTAATATACCGGTGTGTGACGATACCTGCAGCGGGAACCGGCAGATCGCCGCTGCGGACAAGAAGCCGGCGACTGCCCGGGAATTCATGACGGATTATGGGAAAGCCCTGTTGAATCAGATACCCTGCATGCGGATGATGAGCATTAAGAAGCGGAAGGTGCTGACAGGCGGGGCCAGAGGGATTATTTATCACACGATGAAGTTTTGTGACTATTACAGTTTTGAATATGCGAATATTAAGGACAGCCGGGAAGTGCCTCTTCTGAAGATAGAGACTGACGGGACCAGGCAGAGCAGCGGGCAGCTGTCTACCCGGCTGGATGCGTTTGCGGAGAGCCTGTCCTTGTCTGATACGGAGCGAGAGACAAAAAGGGACGAAAGATATACGGCGGGGATTGACAGTGGCTCTGCCAGCACGGATGTGGTGATACTGGATCAGGACAAGAATCTGGTGGCCTGGTCCGTGGTCCCCACGGGAGCGGGAGCGGCCGCAGGAGCGGGCAAGGCTCTGGCCGGCGCGCTGGAGAAGGCGGGGCTTACGGAAGCGGATCTCGGAAAAATAGTTTCTACTGGGTATGGCAGAGAGACGATCGGAAGGGGAGATGCATCCGTGACGGAGATTACCTGCCATGCCAGGGGTGCCCACTATCTGAATCCGGAGGCCAGGACAGTCATAGACATCGGGGGCCAGGATTCAAAGGTAATCTGTATAGACGGACAGGGAACTGTGCAGAATTTTGTTATGAACGACAAATGTGCTGCAGGGACCGGACGCTTTCTGGAAATGATGGCCCGGACCATGGAGCTCACTATGGAGGAAATGAGCGCTCTCGGCCAGAAGTGGAGAGAAGATGTGACGATTTCCAGCATGTGCACGGTGTTTGCGGAATCAGAGGTCGTTTCCCTGATCGCCCGGAATACGCCGTCCCCGGATATTATCCATGGCCTGAACAAGGCTGTGGCTGCTAAAACAGCAGCTCTGATTAAAAGGGTCGGCGGCGAAGAGGTATATATGATGACCGGCGGAGTGGCCAGGAATGAGGGAATTGTCCGGGTACTCGAAGAGAAGCTGGGAACCAGAATCTACGTATCAGAATATGCCCAGCTCTGCGGAGCCATCGGCGCGGCTTTAATTGCAATGGAATAGTAAATTATTTATTAGAAAACATACAAAGGAGTAGAAGATGAGAAACGAAAAATTCAGTTACTTTATCAGGATTATTGCCGGGGCCTATCTGTTTTATCTGGCTGTACAGCTGGTCCAGGGGATCGCAAAGGGCAACATGACAGGGGGAAGCATGATCCTGGGAATATGTGCCAGTATCCTTTTCTTCGGCGCCGGGGCTTATTTCGTGCTGGCCAGCATCCGTGGGCTGCTGAGGATGATGCGCGGCGACAATGAACAGAAGATTGAGGATGAAGCGGTGATGGAGGAAGTCCTCGAAGAGAAAGAATCCGCGGAAGATGCAGCGGAGGAAGAGAAGGCTGAGGCTGAATCCGGGGCCGTGGAAGAGGCAGAGACGGCAGGTGAAGAAACAGCAGCTGCGGAAAAAACGGTGCCTGCAGAATCAGATGCCGGTGAGACAGAAGCGGATGCTGCGGGAGAAACAGACGTGGACGAAAGCGTAAAAGAAAAGTAATGATCGAAGGAACCCCCTCATACAATAGCTAGAGGGGGTCTTCTTATGGGAAAATTCAGAAAGTCTGAGCAACTGGCATACTGGCGTTTCTTCCTGCTTCTCTTCCTGGCGGGATTTGTACTTGGAATCATATTTGTCAATCTGGTCTGGCGTTACAGGACCCAGGATATTGATACGCTCAGCCTGTTCAGCACAGGGGAAGGGGTCAGCGTACAGGTGCATACGAGCGGTTATCTGTGGTACCTCGTGCAGAAGCGGATGGGTATGCTGGGTGTTTATCATCTCGTCGGAGTTACTGTGCTGGGAACTGTCCTGGTTATCGCGGGTCTTCTCTGGATGGGGTTTCTTAGCGGCGCGCTGGCGGCAATTGCCATCCTTCAGCTCGGGCTGAAGGGGTTCGCGGTTCTTGTGGCTGCGTGTGTGCCTCAGATTTTTCTATATTTGCCGGCAGGGCTGTTTTATCTGACCAGCGTATACCAGATGTCTGAGAAAAGCCGGGGGGCAGACGGTCTGAACCGGAAATTATATAAGGGGTATCTTCTGAATTGTCTGGCGCCGCTGGCTGTGATATTCTGCGGCATTCTGCTGGAATGTTATGTGAACCCCTACATATTAAATCTGGTATTTTAAAAGTTAAAAAAAAATAAAATATTTTTTTTACAAGATGTGGTGTGTAAAAAAAGGCTCCTTCCGATATGTTGTTGTTTTTTGTCGAAAACGCCTGGGAATCCCGATTTTTCAACGAAAAATGCGTTTGCAATTTCTAAAATTTACGGTTATAATGGCTTATAAAGATTTTGAAGGGTGAATTGCTTTTATAATATCAGACAGAGGGACTAGAATATGATAAATGCAATTCAAGATTATATCAGTTATTTACATAACGTGAAGAGAACGTCACACAACACAGAGATTTCTTACGAACGGGATTTGAAAAAGGCGGCGGTATATTTTGCAGGTCAGCAGATTGGAGATTTGACTCAGATAACCGCCACTAATTTGAATTCTTACATGCTGTATCTGGAACGGGAGCATATGTCTCCCGCCACTGTTTCACGCAATATTGCGGCGATTCGGTCATTTTTCCAGTATATGGTCAGAGAACACAAGATACAGGCAGATCCTTCGGAGCAGCTTAAGCCACCGAAGGTTGAGAAGAAAGCGCCGTCGATCCTGACTGTGGAAGAAGTGGACAAGCTTCTGCGGCAGCCGGATGGGGAGACGATGAAAGGAATCCGGGACAGGGCCATGCTGGAGCTTTTGTACGCTACGGGTATACGCGTGAGCGAGCTGATTCACCTGAAAATGGGGGATGTGAATCTGCAGATGGGATATATCACCTGCACAGAGCGGGGAAAGGACCGGATTATACCCTTCGGGGAGACGGCGAAGAAGGCGTTGGAACATTATCTGGAGAAAGCCAGGGCATCCTTTCTGAAGGGAAAAACCAGTGAATATCTCTTTACGAATTGCTCCGGCACGCCCATGAGCCGTCAGGGTTTCTGGAAGGTGTTAAAGGGCTATGCGGCGGACGCGGGAATTACGGCGGATATCACGCCGCACACGCTGCGGCATTCTTTTGCCACACACCTGATCCAAAATGGAGCTGATCTGAAGAGCGTCCAGGAGATGCTTGGGCATTCTGATATTTCTACGACTCAGATGTATCTGAACATGGGGATTTACAAGATCAGGGATGTGTACACCAAGGCACATCCTAGAAAATGACCGAATGAGACGCAGACAGGAATATGAAAATGAGCTGACGCATGATGGATATTCATGCGTCAGCTCATTTTCGGCGGTTATTTATCCTTTTAAGCCTCTTGTCTGTCTGTCCATATCTTCTACGACGATGTCGTAAATTTCTCCCAGCGAAGCGCAGTATTCCAGTACCTTCCAGGGTTCGTTTGTGTGAAAATGAATCTTAATCAGCTCCTCATCCCCCACTGCCAGGAGGCAGTCGCCCTTAAAGTTCCGTGTGAAATATTCATTAATTACATCCTCGTCCAGATCCTGTCCTTCGATCAACAGCTGGGTGTCATACTTATATTCTAGCATACCGCTCCCTTCCCTTATCAGCAGAGCTCTGCGATTTCATAGATCAGCCGTTCAGACTCGTCCCATCCGAGACACGGATCTGTGATGGATTTACCATAGACATGCGTTCCGCAGCCAATCTTCTGGCAGCCCGGTTCTATATAGCTTTCGATCATCAGCCCTTTGACCAGAGATGCGATGCGCGAATCATACCTGCGGCTGTGAAGAACTTCACGGGCGATCCGCGGCTGCTGGTTATACTTCTTATTAGAATTGGAATGGTTCGTATCTACGATGGTTGCAGGGTTCTTCAGCGAGGTCTGCGCATACTTATCCAGCAGCAGCTCCAGATCCTCAAAATGGTAATTGGGAATAGCGTTCCCGTGCTTGTTGGTGGCACCGCGCAGGATCGTGTGGGCCAGAGGATTTCCGAAGGTATGCGTCTCCGCGCTTCTGTAGATAAATGTATGTCCGCTCTGGGCGGCGATCACTGAATTAATCATGACAGACAGGTCTCCGCTGGTAGGATTCTTCATGCCTACCGGAATATCAATGCCGGAAACTGTCAGCCTGTGCTGCTGGTCTTCCACCGAACGGGCTCCGATGGCCACATAGGACAGGAAATCGGACACATAACTCCAGTTGGCCGGATACAGCATTTCGTCTGCGGCGGTAAGGCCGGATTCTTCCAGCGCACGGATGTGCATTCTGCGCATGGCGACCAGGCCGGCCAGCAGATCCGGCTTCTTCTCCGGATCGGGCTGATGGACAATGCCCTTATAACCCTCTCCGGTGGTCCGCGGCTTGTTGGTGTAGATCCTGGGGATCAGAAGCAGCTTATCAGCCACCTTATCCTGTATCCTGGCGAGTCTGTTCACGTAATCACAGACAGAATCTTCATTATCAGCTGAACAGGGCCCGATGATTACCAGGAATTTATCCGATTCCCCGGTGAACACTTTACGTATTGCATCGTCACGGTCAGCTTTTATCCTGAGCGCCGAAGCGGAAAGAGGGTATTGCTCCTGGATCTCTTCCGGCGTGGGCAGCTCTTTCATAATCTGAAAGCTCATTTGCGATTGTCTCCTTTAATGTAAAATAGACGGTAAAACTACAGTTCGGGCAGGCAGATCTGTCTGCCCCACCGTCGTTATAATACTACAATTGAGAAGGTTTGTCGATAATAAAAAATAAAATCATGTTCTCCGAAGCTCATCTCATTCCTTTTGCCCGCTGTCTGTGATATTACACGGATCCTGTACCACTCACTTCTTTTTCGTATATTTTTTCCATTCTTCGGGAAAGAAAAGAAGATAGATCACTCCCATGATAAGCAGCGACAGGAAGAGCTGCAGCAGCGGTACCCCGATGGACAGACGTGACAGAAGGTTTTCAGCCAGCAGGCTGCAGCCCAGGCTGACCAGCAGGGCGCGCGCGGGTTTTATGATGTAGCAGACAGCATCGAAATGGAAAGGCGTCAGGTGATACAGGAACAGCAGGTTCAGGCAGGTGATGGATAGTTCGCTGATCAGCAGGCCCCAGAGATAGCCCAGTATGCCATACTGCGGGATGAGGATCATCACGAAGAGGATTCGGATTCCCAGACCGATAACATTTTCAATGAAACTTAAATTAGTTTTGCCCAGACCGTTCAGGATGCTGGACAAGGTTGTGTTCAGGTAAAGGAACGGGCATATAAAAGCGAGTATTTTCAGAAAAACTCCGGTATCGGTGCTGTCAAACAGCAGTGTTCCGATGGGGTCCCCGAAGCAGAAAAATACGCCGATGGAAAATATGCCCAGTATCAGACAGTAGTGAATGGTAGATTCGATGGTCCGGCTGATACTTTTCCAGTTTCCTATCGCCTGGTCTTCCGCGACGCTGGGCAGGAGCATGACGGCGATGGAATTCGTGATGGCAGATGGGAACATTATCATGGGCAGCGCCATTCCGGTCAGAACCCCGTACAGGCTCAGGGCGGCTGAGGCGGTCAGGCCGGAAGCTTCCAGCTTGCCGGGAATCAGGATTGTTTCAGTGCTGTGAAGGACTGTGACCAACACATGGTTCAAGGTCAGCGGCAGAGAGAGCAGGAGAATCTCCCGCGTGTAGGTCATGGGCTTTTCCAGGGTATGTACGGCATAGTGGTATTTGCCGAATTCCAGGTTAATGGCGATCAGTGAGAACAGGCAGGAGGCCAGCTCGCCGGCCAGCACGCCGGAGACCGCCAGCAGAGCGCCAGGCTGCGTACCCTGCTGCAGGCTGATGGAGTAAAAGAGGAACGAGACCCCCACCCGGACTACCTGCTCCAGAAGCTGTGAGAGGGAAGGGATTCCCGTCTTTTTCCGCGCATAATAATAAGCACTGATGCAGGAATGAATACAGGAAAATGGCAGCGAAAAGGATAGCAGCTTCAGCAGAGGTACACACCGTGTTTCGTGGAGGATGGCGGCGCCCAGAAATCCGGAGAACCGATGGAGTAGGAAAGCGGCTGCGATGGAGAGGGTCAGAGAGATTATCAGGCCGGTGATCAGAGTGTCAAAGGCGGCTTTTTTATCTCCTTTTGCGAATTTTGCTGAGATGGAACGGGAAAGCACCGAATGGATGCCGACGGCACAGAGGGCCAGGCACAGCGTGTACAGCGGAGAGGCCAGCTGATAAATTCCAATCTGTTCCGCACCAATTGTTCTCGAAAGGAATATTCTATAAAAAAAGCCTATAATCCGGCTCAGAAAGCCTGCGGCTGTCAGAATCAGTGCACCCCTCAAAAACCCTTTTTTCGTGTTGGACATATAACTGCTCCCAAAAAGTCCTTTACCCCTAATTTATGAAAAGATTAGGCTTGACAGAACTGTTAGGCGGTGATATTCTAAGGATGAACAAAAATCCGAGTAATTTAGTCGGAATTATTATTGAGAAGGTGGAACGGATATGAAGCTGTCTACAAAGGGAAGGTATGGGCTTCGGGCGTTGATTGACCTGGCTGTGCATGAAAAAGAGGACACAGTTTCCATCCAGAGCATATCGGAACGCCAGGGCATCTCAGAGAGCTATCTGGAGCAGCTGGTGAGGCTTCTGAAGAAGGCTGGACTGGTTGTCAGCGTGCGGGGAGCCGGAGGAGGCTACCGCCTGGCTAAGCCGGCGGATACCATATCGGTAGGAGATATTCTGCGCGCTCTCGAAGGCGATCTGAAAGCGGTTGCATGTTCGGCTTACCAGGAAGAGCAGGGCTGCGAAGGAGCAGACTGCTGTGTGACCAAGTTTGTCTGGAAGAAAATCAATGATGCGATCACCCACACGGTGGATTCCATCATGCTGGGTGAATTGGTCGGAGAAAGCAGGAGGCTTTTGGAAAAGAATGGCGGGGAGCCAGTCCAGAGATGTAAGAATTAAAGAAAAGAGGAGATAAAACCTATGATTTATTTAGATAATGCGGCTACAACAAAGACCGCTCCGGAAGTGGTAGATGCAATGCTTCCTTATTTTTCAGAGCTGTATGGCAATCCGTCCAGCATCTATACGATTGCCGGCAAAAGTAAGGAAGCCATAACAGCCAGCAGGGAGACAATTGCCGGAGTGCTGGGTGCGAAACCGGAAGAGATCTATTTCACAGCAGGCGGAAGTGAAGCGGATAACTGGGCGCTGAAGGCAGCCTTTGAGGCATATAAGGGCAAGGGCAACCACATCATTACTACGAAGATTGAGCACCACGCGATCCTTCATACCTGCGAATATCTGGAGAAGGAGAGGGGCGCACGGATCACTTATCTGGACGTTGATGAGGACGGGGTAGTGAAGCTGGATCAGCTTGAGAATGCCATTACGCCGGAGACTATCCTCATATCTGTGATGTTTGCCAACAATGAAATTGGCACGATCCAGCCCATCAAAGAGATCGGCATGATTGCCAGGGAGCATGGAATTCTGTTCCATACGGATGCGGTTCAGGCTTTTGGCCAGGTACCGATTCCGGTGGATGAATACGATATCGACATGCTCAGCTCCAGCGGGCATAAGATCAACGGCCCGAAGGGAATTGGCTTTCTGTATATCCGGAAAGGGGTGAAGATCCGGTCCTTCGTCCATGGGGGCGCCCAGGAGAGAAAGCGGCGGGCCGGCACCGAGAATGTTCCGGGAATCGTGGGCTACGGTGTGGCTGCCAGACGCGCGGCGGAGACCATGAGAGAACGGACACAGAAGGAGATCCAGCTCAGGGATTATATGATCCAGAGAATCAATGCCGAAGTCCCCAACTGCAAATTAAATGGACATCCGTCCAGGCGTCTGCCGAACAACGTGAATTTCAGCTTTGAATTTGTCGAGGGAGAATCCCTTCTGATCATGCTGGATATGGAAGGCATCTGTGCATCCAGTGGGTCGGCCTGTACTTCAGGATCTCTGGACCCGTCCCATGTGCTGCTGGCCATCGGCCTGCCTCATGAAATCGCCCATGGTTCTCTGCGGTTGACGCTCTCGGATGAAACTACGAAGGAAGATATCGATTTTACCGTTGATAAGATTAAGGAAATTGTGAAGAAGCTTCGCGCCATGTCACCGTTGTATGAAGATTTTGTGGCGGGAAAGACGAAATCCATGATACAGTGAGAAAATAATCTGAAGTTCAGAATGGAGGAATATAGAATGTACAGCGAAAAAGTGATGGACCATTTTCAGAATCCCAGGAATGTGGGCGAGATCGATAATGCCAGCGGTGTTGGAACTGTGGGCAATGCAAAATGCGGAGATATCATGAGAATGTACCTGGATATCGATGATAACGGCATTATACGGGACTGCAAGTTCAAGACCTTCGGATGCGGCGCCGCGGTGGCTACCAGCAGCATGGCTACAGAACTGGTCAAGGGAAAGACAATCCAGGAAGCTCTGGAAGTGACCAACAAAGCAGTGATGGAAGCTCTGGACGGACTGCCGCCGGTGAAGGTGCACTGTTCTCTGCTGGCAGAAGAGGCGATTCATGCGGCTCTCTGGGATTATGCCGAAAAGCATCATATTAAAATAGAAGGGCTGCAGAAGCCTAAGTCGGACATCAGCGAGGGAGAAGAAGAGGAAGAATATTAAAATGGCACGGGAAACAGTGGTCGTTGGAATGTCAGGGGGCGTGGATTCCTCGGTGGCCGCCTGGCTGCTTCAGAAGCAGGGATACCGGGTGATCGGGGTGACCATGCAGATCTGGCAGGAGGAGGATGAATTTACTCAGGAGGCTGAGGGCGGGTGCTGCGGACTGTCTGCGGTGGAAGACGCCAGGCGAGTGGCGCAGGTTCTGCAGATCCCATATTATGTGATGAATTTCAAGCGTGAGTTCAAAGAAAGAGTGATTGACTATTTCACAGAGGAATATCTTCATGGGAGGACGCCGAATCCATGCATTGCCTGTAACCGCTACGTGAAATGGGAGGCTTTGCTGCAGAGAAGCATTGAGATCGGCGCCGATTATATCGCGACCGGACACTACGCGCGGATTGAGCGGCTGTCCAACGGCCGCTATGCCATACGCAATTCGGTGACGGCTGAAAAGGACCAGACGTATGCGCTGTACAGCCTGACTCAGGAGCAGCTGGCCCGCACGCTGATGCCGGTAGGGGATTACACAAAACCCCAGATCCGGGAGATGGCGGAGAAGGCCGGACTTCCGGTAGCGGACAAGCATGACAGCCAGGAGATCTGTTTTGTGCCGGATAAAGATTATGCAGCATTCATAGAGAAAAATGCCGGCAGGAAGATGCCGGAAGGGAATTTTGTCAACAGTGAAGGCGAGATTCTCGGGCGCCACAGGGGGATTACCCATTATACGGTGGGACAGCGCAGAGGTCTGGGGCTGCCCATGGGCCGCCGGGTGTTTGTGCGGGAAATCCGTCCGGAGACAAACGAGGTAGTCATCGGTGAAGGGGATGAAGTCTTTTCCGGGACGCTGAAGGCGAATCATATCTCCTTTATGGCAGTCCCCGAAATGGATATCGGTGAAGAGGGCCACTTTGTGACGAAGATCCGCTATGGACACAGAGGCGCCGGATGCCGGGTGAAAAGGACAGGACCTGATGAAATTCAATGCACATTTGACGAGCCGGTCAGAGCGGTGACGCCCGGACAGGCAGTCGTATTTTATAAGGACGGCTGCGTGGCCGGAGGAGGTACAATTTTATGATATCAGATTGCCATATGCATACTTGCTTTTCTGATGACAGCAATACGCCGGTGGAGGCTATGGCAGAGCAGGCCATCAGCCTGGGAATGAAGCGAATCTGCATCACAGACCACTACGACATGGATTTTCCGGACGGCGAGTTCACGCTGGACACGGCCGCTTACTTGAGGAAGCTGGAAGAGGTCAGGGAAAAGTACAGCGATAGGCTGGATCTATGTGTGGGTGTGGAGTTGGGGCTTCAGCCACATTTGAAGGAAGAGATCAGCAGGTATCTGAACGAATTTTCCTTTGATTTTGTGATCGGATCAGTTCATCTGGTGGACGGGGTAGACCCCGATGACCGGGATGAGATTAAAAGGACGGATGAAGAGATGTACCGGGAGTATTTCCGGTTCACATTGGAGTGCGTAAGGAATATACGTGGCTTTCAAAGTTTGGGCCATATGGATTATGTGGTGAGGTACGGCTATCAGAAAGAAAGAGATTATTCCTATTATAAATATGCGGACATCATAGACGAGATTCTCCGGGAATTGATCCAAAGGGATATCGCTCT includes:
- a CDS encoding stage II sporulation protein M, which translates into the protein MGKFRKSEQLAYWRFFLLLFLAGFVLGIIFVNLVWRYRTQDIDTLSLFSTGEGVSVQVHTSGYLWYLVQKRMGMLGVYHLVGVTVLGTVLVIAGLLWMGFLSGALAAIAILQLGLKGFAVLVAACVPQIFLYLPAGLFYLTSVYQMSEKSRGADGLNRKLYKGYLLNCLAPLAVIFCGILLECYVNPYILNLVF
- the mnmA gene encoding tRNA 2-thiouridine(34) synthase MnmA — encoded protein: MARETVVVGMSGGVDSSVAAWLLQKQGYRVIGVTMQIWQEEDEFTQEAEGGCCGLSAVEDARRVAQVLQIPYYVMNFKREFKERVIDYFTEEYLHGRTPNPCIACNRYVKWEALLQRSIEIGADYIATGHYARIERLSNGRYAIRNSVTAEKDQTYALYSLTQEQLARTLMPVGDYTKPQIREMAEKAGLPVADKHDSQEICFVPDKDYAAFIEKNAGRKMPEGNFVNSEGEILGRHRGITHYTVGQRRGLGLPMGRRVFVREIRPETNEVVIGEGDEVFSGTLKANHISFMAVPEMDIGEEGHFVTKIRYGHRGAGCRVKRTGPDEIQCTFDEPVRAVTPGQAVVFYKDGCVAGGGTIL
- a CDS encoding acyl-CoA dehydratase activase, which produces MCKYTPVELFAGFQVPCRRLEELTDSFEAAESLGHPNICGYGKALLEAALAPEVDELILVNCCDVVRRIYDILEQNKKMGFLYLLDLPHKNGEAEEGMFQAQLGRLLEAYEQYSGREFQPELAWAALKAAEVSSDGGAQPHLSLQGAHSGAHLRDLVQKHFNIPVCDDTCSGNRQIAAADKKPATAREFMTDYGKALLNQIPCMRMMSIKKRKVLTGGARGIIYHTMKFCDYYSFEYANIKDSREVPLLKIETDGTRQSSGQLSTRLDAFAESLSLSDTERETKRDERYTAGIDSGSASTDVVILDQDKNLVAWSVVPTGAGAAAGAGKALAGALEKAGLTEADLGKIVSTGYGRETIGRGDASVTEITCHARGAHYLNPEARTVIDIGGQDSKVICIDGQGTVQNFVMNDKCAAGTGRFLEMMARTMELTMEEMSALGQKWREDVTISSMCTVFAESEVVSLIARNTPSPDIIHGLNKAVAAKTAALIKRVGGEEVYMMTGGVARNEGIVRVLEEKLGTRIYVSEYAQLCGAIGAALIAME
- the nifS gene encoding cysteine desulfurase NifS; translated protein: MKPMIYLDNAATTKTAPEVVDAMLPYFSELYGNPSSIYTIAGKSKEAITASRETIAGVLGAKPEEIYFTAGGSEADNWALKAAFEAYKGKGNHIITTKIEHHAILHTCEYLEKERGARITYLDVDEDGVVKLDQLENAITPETILISVMFANNEIGTIQPIKEIGMIAREHGILFHTDAVQAFGQVPIPVDEYDIDMLSSSGHKINGPKGIGFLYIRKGVKIRSFVHGGAQERKRRAGTENVPGIVGYGVAARRAAETMRERTQKEIQLRDYMIQRINAEVPNCKLNGHPSRRLPNNVNFSFEFVEGESLLIMLDMEGICASSGSACTSGSLDPSHVLLAIGLPHEIAHGSLRLTLSDETTKEDIDFTVDKIKEIVKKLRAMSPLYEDFVAGKTKSMIQ
- the nifU gene encoding Fe-S cluster assembly scaffold protein NifU, whose protein sequence is MYSEKVMDHFQNPRNVGEIDNASGVGTVGNAKCGDIMRMYLDIDDNGIIRDCKFKTFGCGAAVATSSMATELVKGKTIQEALEVTNKAVMEALDGLPPVKVHCSLLAEEAIHAALWDYAEKHHIKIEGLQKPKSDISEGEEEEEY
- a CDS encoding putative polysaccharide biosynthesis protein, producing MSNTKKGFLRGALILTAAGFLSRIIGFFYRIFLSRTIGAEQIGIYQLASPLYTLCLALCAVGIHSVLSRSISAKFAKGDKKAAFDTLITGLIISLTLSIAAAFLLHRFSGFLGAAILHETRCVPLLKLLSFSLPFSCIHSCISAYYYARKKTGIPSLSQLLEQVVRVGVSFLFYSISLQQGTQPGALLAVSGVLAGELASCLFSLIAINLEFGKYHYAVHTLEKPMTYTREILLLSLPLTLNHVLVTVLHSTETILIPGKLEASGLTASAALSLYGVLTGMALPMIMFPSAITNSIAVMLLPSVAEDQAIGNWKSISRTIESTIHYCLILGIFSIGVFFCFGDPIGTLLFDSTDTGVFLKILAFICPFLYLNTTLSSILNGLGKTNLSFIENVIGLGIRILFVMILIPQYGILGYLWGLLISELSITCLNLLFLYHLTPFHFDAVCYIIKPARALLVSLGCSLLAENLLSRLSIGVPLLQLFLSLLIMGVIYLLFFPEEWKKYTKKK
- a CDS encoding 3-deoxy-7-phosphoheptulonate synthase, translating into MSFQIMKELPTPEEIQEQYPLSASALRIKADRDDAIRKVFTGESDKFLVIIGPCSADNEDSVCDYVNRLARIQDKVADKLLLIPRIYTNKPRTTGEGYKGIVHQPDPEKKPDLLAGLVAMRRMHIRALEESGLTAADEMLYPANWSYVSDFLSYVAIGARSVEDQQHRLTVSGIDIPVGMKNPTSGDLSVMINSVIAAQSGHTFIYRSAETHTFGNPLAHTILRGATNKHGNAIPNYHFEDLELLLDKYAQTSLKNPATIVDTNHSNSNKKYNQQPRIAREVLHSRRYDSRIASLVKGLMIESYIEPGCQKIGCGTHVYGKSITDPCLGWDESERLIYEIAELC
- a CDS encoding RrF2 family transcriptional regulator produces the protein MKLSTKGRYGLRALIDLAVHEKEDTVSIQSISERQGISESYLEQLVRLLKKAGLVVSVRGAGGGYRLAKPADTISVGDILRALEGDLKAVACSAYQEEQGCEGADCCVTKFVWKKINDAITHTVDSIMLGELVGESRRLLEKNGGEPVQRCKN
- a CDS encoding kinase to dihydroxyacetone kinase, which translates into the protein MLEYKYDTQLLIEGQDLDEDVINEYFTRNFKGDCLLAVGDEELIKIHFHTNEPWKVLEYCASLGEIYDIVVEDMDRQTRGLKG
- the xerD gene encoding site-specific tyrosine recombinase XerD produces the protein MINAIQDYISYLHNVKRTSHNTEISYERDLKKAAVYFAGQQIGDLTQITATNLNSYMLYLEREHMSPATVSRNIAAIRSFFQYMVREHKIQADPSEQLKPPKVEKKAPSILTVEEVDKLLRQPDGETMKGIRDRAMLELLYATGIRVSELIHLKMGDVNLQMGYITCTERGKDRIIPFGETAKKALEHYLEKARASFLKGKTSEYLFTNCSGTPMSRQGFWKVLKGYAADAGITADITPHTLRHSFATHLIQNGADLKSVQEMLGHSDISTTQMYLNMGIYKIRDVYTKAHPRK
- a CDS encoding histidinol-phosphatase HisJ family protein, giving the protein MISDCHMHTCFSDDSNTPVEAMAEQAISLGMKRICITDHYDMDFPDGEFTLDTAAYLRKLEEVREKYSDRLDLCVGVELGLQPHLKEEISRYLNEFSFDFVIGSVHLVDGVDPDDRDEIKRTDEEMYREYFRFTLECVRNIRGFQSLGHMDYVVRYGYQKERDYSYYKYADIIDEILRELIQRDIALEMNTGGFKYGLGFPNPHPDILKRYRELGGTMVTAGSDAHRPEQIGYQFQTLKQIVSDAGFDCLTVFNGRKPEFIKI